The DNA sequence TCCTTACGAGCGCTATAAATATTTCATTAAGCGTGTCGCTGATACGGAATTGATGTATTCTCTTAAAAGTCCAGATGGAAATTGGGCCATATCGGAAGTCGAGGCCTCTAAGTTATTCCCTTTGTGGTCAGCGAAGGAGTTTGCTGAACAGTCTAAGACCGTCTGGTTGGTTGGACTTTACATTGAGGAGATCACTTTGGAAACTTTTGAGGATGAACTTTTGGAGTTTGTTCATTCACAGGGTTATCTTTTGAATGTTTTTGCAGTTGGGCAAAACACAGGCTTTGTGGTTGATATAGTTGAATTTGCAAAAGACTCGAGCGAAGAAATGAAAAATTACTGAGATAGCACTTAAAGAAGATATGATAAAGAAGCAAAAACCGGTACCGGGAGATATTGTAAAAGTGAAGATTGATGAGTCAATGCATACTTACGCAAGAATATTAAATTACACCGATTTTGCATTTTATGATGCACTGACTAGCGAGGACATAAAAGCCGTTGAGGAGATTGTGTCAAAGCCAATCCTGTTTAAGGCAATAGTTAATGATAGAGGAGTCGAAGATGGCCTTTGGCCTATCATTGGAAATGTTCCTTTGGAAGATTCCTTAATGAATTCCACATACTACCTTCCGGATATTGTAGATCCAAGTCATTTCCGGATACGAGAAAACGTTAAAATTCGAGAAGCTTCAAGAGAAGAATGTGTTGGATTGGAGGTGGGTGTTATTTGGGATCCTATCCATATAGAACAACGGTTAAAAGACCATTACGAAGGAAATGAAAATATTGGCTTAAAAACGCTCGACATACTTGAAAATTACAAACTTGGTCGGGATTGAAGTAGCTGCTTTTTTAGTTGCTCCAATATTATCTTTCTCCCGGTATAATGGTCCGGATCGGAAAGCCATCTTTCCAGGTCACTTTCAGAAGAGATAATATCTAAAGCTCGTTCCTTTACAACATCTAAAAGGGTGCAGCTTTCCATTTGTATAGCTGCTAAGGATAACCAAATTACATGTGATTCATCTGGATCTTGCATTTCATCCTCAAACTTTTCCACAATTAATGAGGTGGCTTCCTGGGCCGAAAGGCCTATTTTAGTGCTATTATTATATTCATCACGAATATCCATCGCGAGATCGTCGTCAAAAATATTTATTCCCCAAACGCCCATAACTTATGCAAACTTTATTAACTCTCAAATATGTACAATACCTTTGGAAAATAAGATTATCTGAATATAGTAGATCTGTTTAATCCGTTAACGCTGTAACCGGAAACTCAAAGTGCACAGTTTTTGGCAATTAGGAATGCACAGTTTTTGGAAACAAGGGTGCACAATTACCGGGTCAAATATAGGTTAAGCAGTGGAGTGTTCAAAGATAGATTTTCGATGCTTTAAACGATAGCTTTTTCCGGTGAGTGTGATGGCTTCGCACCGGTAGAGCAGGCGGTCCAATAGAGCGGTTGCCAGGACCTCGTCGCCCAGCAGGCCTGCCCATTCAGCCGGCATCTTATTGGTAGTGATAATGAAGGAAGTGCTTTCATACAAATGGTTAATGAAGTTGAACAAGGCGACGGCCTGAGCTTTTTCTACCGGGAAGAGCATCATATCGTCGATGACGATGAGTTGTGCCTTGGTCAGGCGTTTATAGTCGGCCATGGCAGATCGGGTCATGTCTTTCATTTTCAGCATATTCATAATATCCTCCATTGTTCGGAAGAAGGCATTGTACCCTCCCTGGATGGCGTCTCTGCAGAGACCGGCCGCCAAATGTGTTTTACCCACGCCGCTGGGACCGAGCAGGATGATATTATAGATTTGATCTAACCAGTTAAGCTCCCTGAGCTGATTTA is a window from the Anseongella ginsenosidimutans genome containing:
- a CDS encoding Imm26 family immunity protein; amino-acid sequence: MIKKQKPVPGDIVKVKIDESMHTYARILNYTDFAFYDALTSEDIKAVEEIVSKPILFKAIVNDRGVEDGLWPIIGNVPLEDSLMNSTYYLPDIVDPSHFRIRENVKIREASREECVGLEVGVIWDPIHIEQRLKDHYEGNENIGLKTLDILENYKLGRD
- a CDS encoding DUF4259 domain-containing protein, which translates into the protein MGVWGINIFDDDLAMDIRDEYNNSTKIGLSAQEATSLIVEKFEDEMQDPDESHVIWLSLAAIQMESCTLLDVVKERALDIISSESDLERWLSDPDHYTGRKIILEQLKKQLLQSRPSL
- the istB gene encoding IS21-like element helper ATPase IstB — its product is MTEKKEQIKHLCKQFKMSGIAHSLDTLIAQGESQEMGLTEFTWNLLETEASHRQQREMERRLKTARLPASSSLEAYDATVENGLPKNRLNQLRELNWLDQIYNIILLGPSGVGKTHLAAGLCRDAIQGGYNAFFRTMEDIMNMLKMKDMTRSAMADYKRLTKAQLIVIDDMMLFPVEKAQAVALFNFINHLYESTSFIITTNKMPAEWAGLLGDEVLATALLDRLLYRCEAITLTGKSYRLKHRKSIFEHSTA
- a CDS encoding DUF2750 domain-containing protein; the encoded protein is MVKITEKEIEAVSALAPYERYKYFIKRVADTELMYSLKSPDGNWAISEVEASKLFPLWSAKEFAEQSKTVWLVGLYIEEITLETFEDELLEFVHSQGYLLNVFAVGQNTGFVVDIVEFAKDSSEEMKNY